The Priestia megaterium NBRC 15308 = ATCC 14581 region AGCGAGTTCCTATTTTTATCGATCCAAAACACCTGTTTTTATTTGATGGCGATACAGGATCATGCTTGCACTACGAACCATCAGCAGAAGATTTAACTGTAAAGGGGGCATTAGTATGAGTGCTGTTACCAAAACAGCAAACTCACCTGTTTCTGTTTTAGCAAACCCAAAAGAAAAAAAATCAATGCCTACTATCATTGTTGGACTAGCTTATTTACTGCCATCATTACTGTTATTTAGTGTATTTCTTTTCTACCCAATGATTAAGACATTATATTTAAGTCTTTTTATTACGGACACACAGGGAAATCCCTTGAATTTTGTAGGACTGCAAAATTTCTTATATCTATTTACAGATCCTAATTTCTTACAAAGTATGAAAGCTACTTTTCTATTTGTACTCTACACAGTACCTATTGGCTTAGTTATTGCCTTATTCCTAGCGCTAATCGCAAATGAAAAGCTAAAAGGAATTGGTTTTTTCAGAACAATGTTTTCATCTACGATGGGAATGAGCGTAGCGGCTTCTTCTGTGATTTGGATGTTTATGTATAATCCGACAATCGGGGTTATCAATAAAGTATTAAACCTTGTAGGGATTCACGACGTGCAGTGGTTATTAGATCCTAAGTATGCATTGGTTGCTGTGTCTATCTCGACGATTTGGATGAACATTGGGTTTACCTTTTTAATTTTACTTGGCGGGTTGCAAAATATTGATGAAAAGCTGTATGAAAACGCGCGTATTGCTGGAGTTAGCTATTGGTATCAGCTCCGTAAAATTACGCTTCCTATGCTTTCGCCAACGCTGTTTTTTATTATTACGGTTTCCTTTATTAACGCGTTTCAAACGTTTGGACAAATTGACATTTTAACAAAAGGCGGACCTACAGATTCCACAAATGTCATTGTTTATTCAATCTACAAAGATGCATTTGTAAACTACAATGTTGGCTCTGCAAGTGCTCAAGCTACAATATTATTTTTCTGTATTCTACTGGTTACCGCTCTTCAATTCAAGCTTGGAGAAAGGAAGGTACATTATCAATGAGCATTACGAGAAAATGGACAACTTATTTGTTACTCATTGCAGCTACTTTAGTATTGATGTTTCCTATCCTATACGCTTTTTCCATTAGTTTTATGAGTGGAGCGGAAGTGTTAGAAGGGAAGATTTGGCCGTCATCTTTTTCATTTGAAAACTATCGGGACGCTTTTGAAAAAGTTCCGCTGCTTCATTATTTAATTAACAGTTTTGCTGGGTCTATCTTTGTCATGGCCGGGCAGCTGTTAGTTTCAAGTTTGGCAGCTTTTGCATTTGTATTTATTAAATTTAAAGGAAGAGATGCTATTTTCTTTCTCTTTATTTCTACGATGATGATTCCATGGGAAGCAACGATGGTTCCTAACTTTTTAACAGCACAAAAGCTAGGATGGATTAACAATTATTTAGGATTAACGATTCCTTTTTTTGCTTTAGCGTTTGGGACATTTTTGTTGCGTCAGCAGTTTAAAACCATTCCGAATGAGTTATATGAAGCTTCTCAAGTTGCAGGGATCAGCCGCTTTCGTTTCTTTTGGAACGTCGTGCTCCCTGTGTCTAAAACAAGTCTAGTTACGCTTGGTGTATATAGCTTTTTAACAACATGGAATATGTATTTATGGCCACTATTAGTGACAAATACAGAGGATGTTCGTACCGTTCAGATTGGTTTAAAGCAAATGCAAACACAGGAGATTTCAACTGATTGGGGAGTGGTTATGGCCGCTGTCATTGTTGTAATCTTACCGACATTATTACTATTATTCCTAGGTCAAAAACGTCTTCAAAAAGGATTAACCCAAGGTGCAATTAAATAGGAGAGTGAATGTGATGAAAAAGATATTGGCTATCGTAACGGCATGCTTGCTAGTTATTCTAGGTGCTTGCTCAAATTCAACTGGTTCTTCGGAAGCGCAAGAAACAAAAAAAACAGCATCAGGTAAAACAGAAGTCGTATTTTGGCACGCTATGAGCGGTGACCTTGAAAAATCACTCAATAAAATTGTCGATGAGTACAACAAATCTCAGGACAAAGTCGAAGTAAAGCCTGTTTTCCAAGGAACGTATGAAGAAGCACAAACAAAATTTAACACAGTAGCAGGAACAAAGGATGCACCGGCTATTATGCAAACGTTCGAAGTGGGAACAAAATTCATGATAGACAGCGGTAAGATTCAGCCTGTTCAAAAGTTTATCGATCAAGACCACTATGATACTTCACAGTGGGAGAAAAACATTTCAAGCTATTACCAAGTAGATGGAAAGCAATACTCAATGCCGTTCAACTCTTCAACACCTGTTCTTGTTTATAATAAAGATGCCTTTAAAAAAGCAGGGTTAGATCCTGAAAATCCTCCAAAAACGTATGATGAATTAAAGGCGGCTGCAAAGAAATTAACAGAAAAACAAGGAAATAAAACATCGCAATACGGTTTTTCAATTCTAAATTACGGATGGTTCTTTGAAGAGCTAGTTGCTTCTCAGGGCGGCTTGTATGTAGATCACGAAAACGGCCGTAAAGGTGATGCTGAGAAGGCAGGATTTAATGGAAAAGAAGGACAAAACGCATTTAATTTAATCAATGATATGTATAAAGAAGGTACATTCTACAATGTAGGACAAAACTGGGATGATATGCGCGCAGCATTTCAATCTAAAAAAATTGCAATGTTCCTGGACTCATCAGCAGGTATTAAAACACTAGTAGACAATGCTCCATTTGATGTAGGCGTATCTTATATTCCTGTCCCAAAAGAAGAGGATCGCCAAGGAGTAGCTATTGGCGGAGCATCTTTATGGATGTCTAAAGGAATCAGTGATGAAACATCAAAAGCAGCCTGGGACTTCATGAAATATTTAGCAACACCAGAAGTTCAAGCAAAATGGCACGTAGAAAGTGGATACTTTGCAGTTAACCCAAAAGCGTATGAACAAGATATTGTGAAAAAAGAGTGGGAGAAATATCCGCAGTTAAAAGTAACGGTTGATCAGCTTCGTGAAACAAAGCCTACTCCAGCTACACAAGGTGCTTTAATTTCTGTGTTTCCTGAATCGCGTCAAAAAGTAGTAACAGGGATGGAAAGCCTATATCAAGGAGTAAAGCCAAAAAAAGCGCTTGATCAAGCAGCAAAAGAAACAAATAGAGCATTAGAAGTAGCCAATCAAAAATAACGTATGATTACGAAGCTCGTCTTTCAAGTTATTTTGAGGACGAGCTTTTTACTTAGTGAATGACTAGTTAGGAGAGATAGAGGACAATGAATAGTTCAATTGATCTTTATGCGCATCGCGGCTTTAGCGGACGATATCCTGAAAATACAATGATTGCATTTGAAGAAGCTAGGAAAATGCAAGTTGCAGGTATTGAATTAGATGTACAATTAACAAAAGACGGGGAAATAGTAGTTATTCACGATGAACGAATTGACAGAACGACGAATGGAATGGGGTATGTTCAAGAATTTTCATACAAACAGCTGCGTTTATTCGATGCTGGCAGTTGGTATGACTCTCGTTTTTCTAAACAATGGATTCCGACATTAGTAGAAGTGTTTGAGTGGATGATGGACAAAAAGACAAAATTAACGGTGAATATTGAATTAAAAAATGACCGAATTTACTATCCAAAACTTGAAGAAAAAGTTCTTCGTCTAATCGATGAGTTTGATTTAGAAGATCAGGTTATTTTGTCATCTTTTAACTATGATAGTTTGGCTAAAGTGAGATCTCTCCATTCATATATACCAACAGGTTTTTTATTTGAAGGGGTGAGCGAAGATACGATTGGAAAAGCAAAATCGATAGGAGCGCACCTACACTGTGATATGTCGTTTGCTCTTTCTGCGTATGGGAAAAAAGCAAAGCAAGAAGGATTAGACTTGCGGGTATATACGATTAATGAAATGGATAATTTTTTAAAGCTCCAGCAGGTTTCAGTAAAAGTCGTGATGACAGATTACCCTAACCGTTTTTCCTCTACCATGTTCAAAGGATGACGTAGAAAGAAGCTGTGACAAAAGTACTTGATCCACAGTGAAAAACGAACCCTTGATCAACATGTTTGATTAGTGGTTCGTTTTTTTGTTGTGGTGAACGTGAGTTTCATCTGTTTCGGTCCTTCTAGCAGTTGATTGGAGGGCAAGGCGAAGACTCCTGCGGAAAAAGCGCAAGCAACGAGGAGGCTCAGCCACCGCCCGCGGAAAGCGAAGTCTTGCATGGAAATCAACTGCGGTGTAACAAGCGGTTCGGCTCATGCCTCCCATTTGTTCGTCTTTAGGTTGGATTAAGTTTGTTATGTCTCAATCTCTTTTTTTTGAAAAAATATTATTTTATTCTGAATAGTATAAAAGTTATGTTGTGAAATTGTTTTATAGATGATATATTGAGAATAGATTATAATGTTCCTTATGAAAGCGAATACATGTTGCGTAGCTCCGCAAACGTTCATTTGCCGGTCCCTAGCATCGTCTGTTATCTCTTTTAGGAGGAATAAAAAATCATGTATGATCAAGATACTATCTATATTATTGGAGATGCCAAAGCTCCTCAAAGCAATCCGATTACTAAAAAGTTCAATCAGTATTTTTTAGGACTGGTAGTTGATAAAACAAATGGAAAAATTATTGATGTGGAATGCTCAGCGACGATTGAGTTGACCGTTCGATTTGTTCAATCAATTTTTATTGGACGTCATATAAGTGATCTCACCCTTACAGACGACATTAACAGCCGCTACTTCGGGTCTTCCCAAAAAGCGCTGGTGGTAGCGTTTCATGATGCACAGAAAAAATATCAGCAAATAACAGCTGCTTTGTCTACATAGACCTAGACGAAATCCAGCCTGACGTTTTCAAACGTTGGGCTGGATTTTGTTTTGTATAAAAATATTTTCGTGGAGATGAAGGGGGAAGAATAAATGATTCAAGATGGATTTATGTATGTGAGTGTGTTAACTGCCTTTGCTGCGCTCATGGTAGGGATTGAAAAAAGATTTAAAGCCAATCGATTTTTTAAATTTATCCCGGGTATTGTACTTATTTATATAGGAGCTGCTCTTATGCAAACGGCAGGGGTATTTGGGGATAGCGAATCAAATGTCGCCATGTATACGGGCGTTAAAAATGCACTGCTTCCGGCCATGCTGATGCTTATGCTGTTAAAGTGTGATGTTCGAAGTGTAATTAAACTTGGTCCAAGAATGCTGGGAGGATTCATCGTTGCGGTTTTTAGCATAATGGTAGGTTTTATCCTCGTCTATGCCACCTTTAAGAATTTCTATGTAGAGGACACGTGGAAAGCTTTTGGTGCTTTATCAGGAAGTTGGACCGGAGGATCAGCTAACATGGTTGCTCTCCAAGGGATTTTGGATGTTCCAGAAAATATATTTGGCTACGCTCTTATGATGGATACGATTAACTATGCCGTATGGGTTATGTTTATGTTTTGGCTTGTACCATTTGCATCTAAATTTAATAAATGGACAAAAGCAGACGTCAGCTTTATTGAGAATAGTATAGATGAAGTCGCAGCAACTTCTGAAAGCGAAAAAGAAGGCCCGCAGTTTCAGCATCTTCTTTATTTACTTGGTCTAGGTTTGTTCGTTTCAGCATTTTCTACGTTTATCGGAGGGCGTTTGCCTGAAGTGGGAGCGGTTATTAATGCAACGAGCTGGACGATTATGATTGCTTCTGTGGTTGGTCTAGTGCTTGCTGTAACCCCAGCGGCAAAAATTCCAGGTACGCTCGATGTATCAAACGTTATGTTATACATCGTTGTAGCGTTAATTGCTTCCCAATCAGATTTTTCAAATTTAGCTCAGGCTCCTATTTACTTAGTATCTGGTTTTCTTATTATGTTCGTGCACTTAGTGATCATGCTGTTGCTAGCTAAACTATTTAAATATGATTTATTTACGCTCGGAGTAGCAAGTTTAGCTAATATTGGTGGAATGGCGTCTGCTCCAATGCTTGCAGCTGCCTATAACCGTGCACTAATTCCGGTAGGAGTTATTATGGCTCTGATGGGTTCCTTCTTAGGTACTTATTTTGGTATGATGATCGCCAAAATTTTAGGGGCGATCTAAGAATAAACCAAAAATACGTATGAAAGAATATTTGTGCTGAATCGAAAGGAAGCGATTGAAATGATAATTAAAGACATAACTGTAAAGCATCAAA contains the following coding sequences:
- a CDS encoding DUF3870 domain-containing protein is translated as MYDQDTIYIIGDAKAPQSNPITKKFNQYFLGLVVDKTNGKIIDVECSATIELTVRFVQSIFIGRHISDLTLTDDINSRYFGSSQKALVVAFHDAQKKYQQITAALST
- a CDS encoding carbohydrate ABC transporter permease; this encodes MSITRKWTTYLLLIAATLVLMFPILYAFSISFMSGAEVLEGKIWPSSFSFENYRDAFEKVPLLHYLINSFAGSIFVMAGQLLVSSLAAFAFVFIKFKGRDAIFFLFISTMMIPWEATMVPNFLTAQKLGWINNYLGLTIPFFALAFGTFLLRQQFKTIPNELYEASQVAGISRFRFFWNVVLPVSKTSLVTLGVYSFLTTWNMYLWPLLVTNTEDVRTVQIGLKQMQTQEISTDWGVVMAAVIVVILPTLLLLFLGQKRLQKGLTQGAIK
- a CDS encoding DUF819 domain-containing protein codes for the protein MIQDGFMYVSVLTAFAALMVGIEKRFKANRFFKFIPGIVLIYIGAALMQTAGVFGDSESNVAMYTGVKNALLPAMLMLMLLKCDVRSVIKLGPRMLGGFIVAVFSIMVGFILVYATFKNFYVEDTWKAFGALSGSWTGGSANMVALQGILDVPENIFGYALMMDTINYAVWVMFMFWLVPFASKFNKWTKADVSFIENSIDEVAATSESEKEGPQFQHLLYLLGLGLFVSAFSTFIGGRLPEVGAVINATSWTIMIASVVGLVLAVTPAAKIPGTLDVSNVMLYIVVALIASQSDFSNLAQAPIYLVSGFLIMFVHLVIMLLLAKLFKYDLFTLGVASLANIGGMASAPMLAAAYNRALIPVGVIMALMGSFLGTYFGMMIAKILGAI
- a CDS encoding carbohydrate ABC transporter permease, whose product is MSAVTKTANSPVSVLANPKEKKSMPTIIVGLAYLLPSLLLFSVFLFYPMIKTLYLSLFITDTQGNPLNFVGLQNFLYLFTDPNFLQSMKATFLFVLYTVPIGLVIALFLALIANEKLKGIGFFRTMFSSTMGMSVAASSVIWMFMYNPTIGVINKVLNLVGIHDVQWLLDPKYALVAVSISTIWMNIGFTFLILLGGLQNIDEKLYENARIAGVSYWYQLRKITLPMLSPTLFFIITVSFINAFQTFGQIDILTKGGPTDSTNVIVYSIYKDAFVNYNVGSASAQATILFFCILLVTALQFKLGERKVHYQ
- a CDS encoding ABC transporter substrate-binding protein — protein: MKKILAIVTACLLVILGACSNSTGSSEAQETKKTASGKTEVVFWHAMSGDLEKSLNKIVDEYNKSQDKVEVKPVFQGTYEEAQTKFNTVAGTKDAPAIMQTFEVGTKFMIDSGKIQPVQKFIDQDHYDTSQWEKNISSYYQVDGKQYSMPFNSSTPVLVYNKDAFKKAGLDPENPPKTYDELKAAAKKLTEKQGNKTSQYGFSILNYGWFFEELVASQGGLYVDHENGRKGDAEKAGFNGKEGQNAFNLINDMYKEGTFYNVGQNWDDMRAAFQSKKIAMFLDSSAGIKTLVDNAPFDVGVSYIPVPKEEDRQGVAIGGASLWMSKGISDETSKAAWDFMKYLATPEVQAKWHVESGYFAVNPKAYEQDIVKKEWEKYPQLKVTVDQLRETKPTPATQGALISVFPESRQKVVTGMESLYQGVKPKKALDQAAKETNRALEVANQK
- a CDS encoding glycerophosphodiester phosphodiesterase, translating into MNSSIDLYAHRGFSGRYPENTMIAFEEARKMQVAGIELDVQLTKDGEIVVIHDERIDRTTNGMGYVQEFSYKQLRLFDAGSWYDSRFSKQWIPTLVEVFEWMMDKKTKLTVNIELKNDRIYYPKLEEKVLRLIDEFDLEDQVILSSFNYDSLAKVRSLHSYIPTGFLFEGVSEDTIGKAKSIGAHLHCDMSFALSAYGKKAKQEGLDLRVYTINEMDNFLKLQQVSVKVVMTDYPNRFSSTMFKG